In the genome of Anas platyrhynchos isolate ZD024472 breed Pekin duck chromosome 21, IASCAAS_PekinDuck_T2T, whole genome shotgun sequence, one region contains:
- the MRGBP gene encoding MRG/MORF4L-binding protein isoform X2, translated as MGEAEGGSAAAVEKPPLPSAGPGAAAAVAAAAAAVAAAEEAVVVWSPEVEVCLFHAMLGHKPVGVNRHFHMICIRDKFSQNIGRQISSKVIWDHLSTMYDMQALHESEILPFPNIEKNFVLPDELIQEVREGKVMIEEEVKEEIKEEMETHAGPEEVFAPSGSLGKTTEKPSSKEKEKTSSDSGSKEGSDKRKRNRVTEKVLNANSNPSSPSAAKRRRT; from the exons ATGGGGGAGGCGGAGGGCGGCTCGGCCGCCGCTGTGGAGAAGCCGCCGCTGCCCTCGGCCGGCccgggggccgccgccgccgtcgcggccgccgctgccgccgt cgcggcggcggaggaggcggtggtggtgtgGAGCCCCGAAGTGGAGGTTTGCCTCTTCCACGCCATGCTGGGCCACAAGCCCGTAG GTGTGAATCGCCATTTCCACATGATTTGTATCCGAGATAAGTTCAGTCAGAACATCGGACGGCAGATTTCTTCCAAAGTGATTTGGGACCATCTGAGCACCATGTATGACATGCAGGCTCTT caTGAATCTGAGATTCTTCCATTCCCTAATATAGAGAAGAATTTTGTTCTTCCTGATGAATTGATTCAAGAGGTGAGAGAAG GAAAAGTAATGATTGAAGAAGAAGTGAAAGAGGAAAtcaaagaagaaatggaaacacATGCAGGTCCAGAAGAAG TTTTTGCACCCTCTGGAAGTTTaggaaaaacaactgaaaagccaagcagcaaagagaaagagaaaacttcATCAGATTCTGGGTCCAAAGAAGGATCTGATAAAAGGAAACGCAACAGAGTCACTGAAAAGGTCTTAAATGCAAACAGTAATCCTTCCAGTCCAAGTGCTGCAAAACGACGCAGAACATAA
- the MRGBP gene encoding MRG/MORF4L-binding protein isoform X1: MGEAEGGSAAAVEKPPLPSAGPGAAAAVAAAAAAVAAAAAAAASAPEPGVPPAAAAAEEAVVVWSPEVEVCLFHAMLGHKPVGVNRHFHMICIRDKFSQNIGRQISSKVIWDHLSTMYDMQALHESEILPFPNIEKNFVLPDELIQEVREGKVMIEEEVKEEIKEEMETHAGPEEVFAPSGSLGKTTEKPSSKEKEKTSSDSGSKEGSDKRKRNRVTEKVLNANSNPSSPSAAKRRRT; this comes from the exons ATGGGGGAGGCGGAGGGCGGCTCGGCCGCCGCTGTGGAGAAGCCGCCGCTGCCCTCGGCCGGCccgggggccgccgccgccgtcgcggccgccgctgccgccgtcgcggccgccgccgccgcggctgCCTCAGCCCCGGAGCCCGGCGTGCCCCCGGCAGccgcggcggcggaggaggcggtggtggtgtgGAGCCCCGAAGTGGAGGTTTGCCTCTTCCACGCCATGCTGGGCCACAAGCCCGTAG GTGTGAATCGCCATTTCCACATGATTTGTATCCGAGATAAGTTCAGTCAGAACATCGGACGGCAGATTTCTTCCAAAGTGATTTGGGACCATCTGAGCACCATGTATGACATGCAGGCTCTT caTGAATCTGAGATTCTTCCATTCCCTAATATAGAGAAGAATTTTGTTCTTCCTGATGAATTGATTCAAGAGGTGAGAGAAG GAAAAGTAATGATTGAAGAAGAAGTGAAAGAGGAAAtcaaagaagaaatggaaacacATGCAGGTCCAGAAGAAG TTTTTGCACCCTCTGGAAGTTTaggaaaaacaactgaaaagccaagcagcaaagagaaagagaaaacttcATCAGATTCTGGGTCCAAAGAAGGATCTGATAAAAGGAAACGCAACAGAGTCACTGAAAAGGTCTTAAATGCAAACAGTAATCCTTCCAGTCCAAGTGCTGCAAAACGACGCAGAACATAA
- the OGFR gene encoding opioid growth factor receptor isoform X2 codes for MAAWLGLRQEEAEAGAEARSWQYDSTWEEDDDDDEEAKEEEEEEEEKEKEEAGDEDRLEDAEEPARGSGQAQEQRSSNLLPLSQMGFQFSGRRNWNAARDLQRYRHRYPGLTESENEEEEQMWNLSFYKNEIVFLPQGLHIETLLELWWDNYEVLEENHSYIQWLFPLREHGMNWRAKPLTLQEIEAFKKSTEVMERFIRAYQLMLRFYGIILTNQETGELERAENWAERFQNLNRFSHNNLRITRILKCLGEMGYEHYQVHLVKFFLTETLVKETLPNVKRSALDYFLFTVRSKQKRRELVHYAWQHYKPQDSFVWGPHDKLSKYRPRSAKSQVHQTVGSKEEEPGRKCDDSVEKSQNPSLEEDQEVLIKANEEDTRERLSESVSEGGDGEDEKEALFTQQEENDFSSKAEAQGTAENDCAKESKKRKLDANVAVDIKSGPLKSPPDIEKISRNLGECALDAEISPSSSLLQTEEGQETLKEDNVNAKDLTVPETADAMVKRRKVDKRTQRNKTFNLAINLSMGLPARSAQLHPPVSNAEAEEEKAAEKKMTEEEVSKKDRGDANGGVLSCPAASMLPKTSWTSPPSDGLELGADQVTAKSDQHHCDSVLLGRKSEADGIEQHKKAANACEEEAKATSKKQVPGSLEQNMTSTCPEQDSAELAIQETDSSELHAAEPDEEQVAE; via the exons atGGCGGCCTGGCTCGGCCTCAGGCAGGAGGAGGCCGAGGCAGGGGCTGAGGCGCGCTCATGGCAGTACGACTCCACTTGGGAGGAggacgacgacgacgacgaggaggcgaaggaggaggaggaggaagaagaggaaaaagagaaggaggaggctggCGATGAAGACCGGTTGGAGGATGCGGAGGAGCCGGCGAGGGGCTCCGGGCAGGCCCAG GAGCAAAGAAGTTCAAATTTGTTACCGTTGTCTCAGATGGGTTTTCAG TTCTCAGGCAGGCGCAACTGGAATGCAGCAAGAGACTTGCAGAGATACAGGCATCGTTACCCG GGTTTGACAGAATCAGAAAATGAGGAGGAAGAACAGATGTGGAACTTGAGCttttacaaaaatgaaattgtttttttgCCTCAGG gttTGCATATTGAAACTCTGCTTGAATTGTGGTGGGACAACTATGAAGTTCTGGAAGAAAACCATTCATACATACAGTG gCTATTCCCTTTACGTGAACATGGGATGAACTGGCGTGCCAAACCACTAACACTTCAAGAAATTGAG GCTTTTAAGAAGTCCACGGAAGTCATGGAAAGGTTTATACGTGCTTACCAGCTCATGTTGAGATTTTATGGAATAATTCTGACTAACCAGGAGACTGGAGAACTTGAGAGAGCAGAGAATTGGGCTGAAAGATTTCAAAACTTGAACCG GTTTAGCCACAACAATTTGCGGATCACTCGCATTCTGAAGTGCCTGGGGGAGATGGGATATGAACACTATCAAGTGCACTTGGTAAAGTTTTTCCTAACTGAAACTCTTGTTAAGGAGACGTTACCAAATGTCAAGAGAAGTGCCTTGGATTACTTTCTATTCACTGTCAGAAGCaagcagaagagaagggaaCTAGTCCACTATGCTTGGCAGCACTACAAACCTCAAGACAGCTTTGTATGGGGGCCACATGACAAACTCTCAAAGTACAGACCCCGCTCTGCCAAGTCACAGGTGCACCAAACAGTTGGAAGTAAAGAGGAAGAACCTGGTAGAAAATGTGATGATTCTGTGGAAAAGAGTCAGAACCCATCTCTAGAGGAAGACCAGGAAGTGTTGATTAAAGCGAATGAAGAGGACACGAGAGAGAGGTTAAGTGAGAGTGTTTCAGAGGGAGGAGATGGTGAAGATGAGAAGGAAGCTTTGTTTACCCAGCAGGAAGAGAATGATTTCAGCAGTAAGGCTGAAGCACAGGGTACGGCAGAGAATGATTGTGCAAAGGAGAGCAAGAAGAGAAAACTGGATGCAAATGTGGCAGTTGATATAAAGAGTGGACCATTGAAAAGCCCTCCTGATATTGAGAAAATTTCCCGTAATCTTGGTGAGTGTGCACTCGATGCAGAAATCTCCCCCTCAAGCTCCCTCCTGCAAACAGAAGAGGGCCAGGAAACACTGAAAGAAGACAATGTAAACGCCAAAGACTTAACAGTGCCAGAGACTGCTGATGCCATGGTAAAACGGAGGAAAGTGGATAAAAGAacgcaaagaaacaaaacattcaaCTTGGCCATAAACCTGAGCATGGGGCTGCCAGCCCGCAGTGCCCAGTTGCATCCACCTGTTTCAAACGCAGAGGCTGAGGAGGAAAaagctgctgagaaaaaaatgactgaGGAGGAGGTTAGTAAGAAGGATAGGGGTGACGCTAATGGTGGGGTTCTGAGCTGCCCAGCTGCTTCCATGCTTCCTAAGACTAGCTGGACGTCTCCGCCAAGTGATGGCTTGGAGTTAGGTGCAGATCAAGTCACAgcaaagagtgaccagcaccaCTGTGATAGCGTgctcctgggaaggaaaagTGAGGCAGATGGGATAGAACAGCATAAAAAGGCAGCAAATGCATGTGaagaagaagcaaaagcaaCGAGCAAGAAACAAGTTCCAGGGAGTCTTGAACAGAATATGACATCTACTTGTCCTGAACAAGACAGTGCTGAGCTTGCAATACAGGAAACCGATAGCTCTGAGCTGCATGCAGCAGAACCTGATGAAGAACAGGTAGCGGAGTGA
- the OGFR gene encoding opioid growth factor receptor isoform X1 → MAAWLGLRQEEAEAGAEARSWQYDSTWEEDDDDDEEAKEEEEEEEEKEKEEAGDEDRLEDAEEPARGSGQAQSSWFAIFKKLLKCFLNKEEQRSSNLLPLSQMGFQFSGRRNWNAARDLQRYRHRYPGLTESENEEEEQMWNLSFYKNEIVFLPQGLHIETLLELWWDNYEVLEENHSYIQWLFPLREHGMNWRAKPLTLQEIEAFKKSTEVMERFIRAYQLMLRFYGIILTNQETGELERAENWAERFQNLNRFSHNNLRITRILKCLGEMGYEHYQVHLVKFFLTETLVKETLPNVKRSALDYFLFTVRSKQKRRELVHYAWQHYKPQDSFVWGPHDKLSKYRPRSAKSQVHQTVGSKEEEPGRKCDDSVEKSQNPSLEEDQEVLIKANEEDTRERLSESVSEGGDGEDEKEALFTQQEENDFSSKAEAQGTAENDCAKESKKRKLDANVAVDIKSGPLKSPPDIEKISRNLGECALDAEISPSSSLLQTEEGQETLKEDNVNAKDLTVPETADAMVKRRKVDKRTQRNKTFNLAINLSMGLPARSAQLHPPVSNAEAEEEKAAEKKMTEEEVSKKDRGDANGGVLSCPAASMLPKTSWTSPPSDGLELGADQVTAKSDQHHCDSVLLGRKSEADGIEQHKKAANACEEEAKATSKKQVPGSLEQNMTSTCPEQDSAELAIQETDSSELHAAEPDEEQVAE, encoded by the exons atGGCGGCCTGGCTCGGCCTCAGGCAGGAGGAGGCCGAGGCAGGGGCTGAGGCGCGCTCATGGCAGTACGACTCCACTTGGGAGGAggacgacgacgacgacgaggaggcgaaggaggaggaggaggaagaagaggaaaaagagaaggaggaggctggCGATGAAGACCGGTTGGAGGATGCGGAGGAGCCGGCGAGGGGCTCCGGGCAGGCCCAG TCTAGCTGGTTTGCTATATTCAAGAAGCTACTAAAGTGTTTTCTCAATAAGGAG GAGCAAAGAAGTTCAAATTTGTTACCGTTGTCTCAGATGGGTTTTCAG TTCTCAGGCAGGCGCAACTGGAATGCAGCAAGAGACTTGCAGAGATACAGGCATCGTTACCCG GGTTTGACAGAATCAGAAAATGAGGAGGAAGAACAGATGTGGAACTTGAGCttttacaaaaatgaaattgtttttttgCCTCAGG gttTGCATATTGAAACTCTGCTTGAATTGTGGTGGGACAACTATGAAGTTCTGGAAGAAAACCATTCATACATACAGTG gCTATTCCCTTTACGTGAACATGGGATGAACTGGCGTGCCAAACCACTAACACTTCAAGAAATTGAG GCTTTTAAGAAGTCCACGGAAGTCATGGAAAGGTTTATACGTGCTTACCAGCTCATGTTGAGATTTTATGGAATAATTCTGACTAACCAGGAGACTGGAGAACTTGAGAGAGCAGAGAATTGGGCTGAAAGATTTCAAAACTTGAACCG GTTTAGCCACAACAATTTGCGGATCACTCGCATTCTGAAGTGCCTGGGGGAGATGGGATATGAACACTATCAAGTGCACTTGGTAAAGTTTTTCCTAACTGAAACTCTTGTTAAGGAGACGTTACCAAATGTCAAGAGAAGTGCCTTGGATTACTTTCTATTCACTGTCAGAAGCaagcagaagagaagggaaCTAGTCCACTATGCTTGGCAGCACTACAAACCTCAAGACAGCTTTGTATGGGGGCCACATGACAAACTCTCAAAGTACAGACCCCGCTCTGCCAAGTCACAGGTGCACCAAACAGTTGGAAGTAAAGAGGAAGAACCTGGTAGAAAATGTGATGATTCTGTGGAAAAGAGTCAGAACCCATCTCTAGAGGAAGACCAGGAAGTGTTGATTAAAGCGAATGAAGAGGACACGAGAGAGAGGTTAAGTGAGAGTGTTTCAGAGGGAGGAGATGGTGAAGATGAGAAGGAAGCTTTGTTTACCCAGCAGGAAGAGAATGATTTCAGCAGTAAGGCTGAAGCACAGGGTACGGCAGAGAATGATTGTGCAAAGGAGAGCAAGAAGAGAAAACTGGATGCAAATGTGGCAGTTGATATAAAGAGTGGACCATTGAAAAGCCCTCCTGATATTGAGAAAATTTCCCGTAATCTTGGTGAGTGTGCACTCGATGCAGAAATCTCCCCCTCAAGCTCCCTCCTGCAAACAGAAGAGGGCCAGGAAACACTGAAAGAAGACAATGTAAACGCCAAAGACTTAACAGTGCCAGAGACTGCTGATGCCATGGTAAAACGGAGGAAAGTGGATAAAAGAacgcaaagaaacaaaacattcaaCTTGGCCATAAACCTGAGCATGGGGCTGCCAGCCCGCAGTGCCCAGTTGCATCCACCTGTTTCAAACGCAGAGGCTGAGGAGGAAAaagctgctgagaaaaaaatgactgaGGAGGAGGTTAGTAAGAAGGATAGGGGTGACGCTAATGGTGGGGTTCTGAGCTGCCCAGCTGCTTCCATGCTTCCTAAGACTAGCTGGACGTCTCCGCCAAGTGATGGCTTGGAGTTAGGTGCAGATCAAGTCACAgcaaagagtgaccagcaccaCTGTGATAGCGTgctcctgggaaggaaaagTGAGGCAGATGGGATAGAACAGCATAAAAAGGCAGCAAATGCATGTGaagaagaagcaaaagcaaCGAGCAAGAAACAAGTTCCAGGGAGTCTTGAACAGAATATGACATCTACTTGTCCTGAACAAGACAGTGCTGAGCTTGCAATACAGGAAACCGATAGCTCTGAGCTGCATGCAGCAGAACCTGATGAAGAACAGGTAGCGGAGTGA
- the OGFR gene encoding opioid growth factor receptor isoform X3, whose product MAAWLGLRQEEAEAGAEARSWQYDSTWEEDDDDDEEAKEEEEEEEEKEKEEAGDEDRLEDAEEPARGSGQAQFSGRRNWNAARDLQRYRHRYPGLTESENEEEEQMWNLSFYKNEIVFLPQGLHIETLLELWWDNYEVLEENHSYIQWLFPLREHGMNWRAKPLTLQEIEAFKKSTEVMERFIRAYQLMLRFYGIILTNQETGELERAENWAERFQNLNRFSHNNLRITRILKCLGEMGYEHYQVHLVKFFLTETLVKETLPNVKRSALDYFLFTVRSKQKRRELVHYAWQHYKPQDSFVWGPHDKLSKYRPRSAKSQVHQTVGSKEEEPGRKCDDSVEKSQNPSLEEDQEVLIKANEEDTRERLSESVSEGGDGEDEKEALFTQQEENDFSSKAEAQGTAENDCAKESKKRKLDANVAVDIKSGPLKSPPDIEKISRNLGECALDAEISPSSSLLQTEEGQETLKEDNVNAKDLTVPETADAMVKRRKVDKRTQRNKTFNLAINLSMGLPARSAQLHPPVSNAEAEEEKAAEKKMTEEEVSKKDRGDANGGVLSCPAASMLPKTSWTSPPSDGLELGADQVTAKSDQHHCDSVLLGRKSEADGIEQHKKAANACEEEAKATSKKQVPGSLEQNMTSTCPEQDSAELAIQETDSSELHAAEPDEEQVAE is encoded by the exons atGGCGGCCTGGCTCGGCCTCAGGCAGGAGGAGGCCGAGGCAGGGGCTGAGGCGCGCTCATGGCAGTACGACTCCACTTGGGAGGAggacgacgacgacgacgaggaggcgaaggaggaggaggaggaagaagaggaaaaagagaaggaggaggctggCGATGAAGACCGGTTGGAGGATGCGGAGGAGCCGGCGAGGGGCTCCGGGCAGGCCCAG TTCTCAGGCAGGCGCAACTGGAATGCAGCAAGAGACTTGCAGAGATACAGGCATCGTTACCCG GGTTTGACAGAATCAGAAAATGAGGAGGAAGAACAGATGTGGAACTTGAGCttttacaaaaatgaaattgtttttttgCCTCAGG gttTGCATATTGAAACTCTGCTTGAATTGTGGTGGGACAACTATGAAGTTCTGGAAGAAAACCATTCATACATACAGTG gCTATTCCCTTTACGTGAACATGGGATGAACTGGCGTGCCAAACCACTAACACTTCAAGAAATTGAG GCTTTTAAGAAGTCCACGGAAGTCATGGAAAGGTTTATACGTGCTTACCAGCTCATGTTGAGATTTTATGGAATAATTCTGACTAACCAGGAGACTGGAGAACTTGAGAGAGCAGAGAATTGGGCTGAAAGATTTCAAAACTTGAACCG GTTTAGCCACAACAATTTGCGGATCACTCGCATTCTGAAGTGCCTGGGGGAGATGGGATATGAACACTATCAAGTGCACTTGGTAAAGTTTTTCCTAACTGAAACTCTTGTTAAGGAGACGTTACCAAATGTCAAGAGAAGTGCCTTGGATTACTTTCTATTCACTGTCAGAAGCaagcagaagagaagggaaCTAGTCCACTATGCTTGGCAGCACTACAAACCTCAAGACAGCTTTGTATGGGGGCCACATGACAAACTCTCAAAGTACAGACCCCGCTCTGCCAAGTCACAGGTGCACCAAACAGTTGGAAGTAAAGAGGAAGAACCTGGTAGAAAATGTGATGATTCTGTGGAAAAGAGTCAGAACCCATCTCTAGAGGAAGACCAGGAAGTGTTGATTAAAGCGAATGAAGAGGACACGAGAGAGAGGTTAAGTGAGAGTGTTTCAGAGGGAGGAGATGGTGAAGATGAGAAGGAAGCTTTGTTTACCCAGCAGGAAGAGAATGATTTCAGCAGTAAGGCTGAAGCACAGGGTACGGCAGAGAATGATTGTGCAAAGGAGAGCAAGAAGAGAAAACTGGATGCAAATGTGGCAGTTGATATAAAGAGTGGACCATTGAAAAGCCCTCCTGATATTGAGAAAATTTCCCGTAATCTTGGTGAGTGTGCACTCGATGCAGAAATCTCCCCCTCAAGCTCCCTCCTGCAAACAGAAGAGGGCCAGGAAACACTGAAAGAAGACAATGTAAACGCCAAAGACTTAACAGTGCCAGAGACTGCTGATGCCATGGTAAAACGGAGGAAAGTGGATAAAAGAacgcaaagaaacaaaacattcaaCTTGGCCATAAACCTGAGCATGGGGCTGCCAGCCCGCAGTGCCCAGTTGCATCCACCTGTTTCAAACGCAGAGGCTGAGGAGGAAAaagctgctgagaaaaaaatgactgaGGAGGAGGTTAGTAAGAAGGATAGGGGTGACGCTAATGGTGGGGTTCTGAGCTGCCCAGCTGCTTCCATGCTTCCTAAGACTAGCTGGACGTCTCCGCCAAGTGATGGCTTGGAGTTAGGTGCAGATCAAGTCACAgcaaagagtgaccagcaccaCTGTGATAGCGTgctcctgggaaggaaaagTGAGGCAGATGGGATAGAACAGCATAAAAAGGCAGCAAATGCATGTGaagaagaagcaaaagcaaCGAGCAAGAAACAAGTTCCAGGGAGTCTTGAACAGAATATGACATCTACTTGTCCTGAACAAGACAGTGCTGAGCTTGCAATACAGGAAACCGATAGCTCTGAGCTGCATGCAGCAGAACCTGATGAAGAACAGGTAGCGGAGTGA